The Caulifigura coniformis genome includes a region encoding these proteins:
- a CDS encoding NADPH:quinone reductase: MSDAPGREMIRDTFDPILKGRCDMKAAYIEQTGTPEMIRFGDLPDPVCGPGDVLVRVRASSVNPIDTYIRAGVVGMASKFPYIPGCDVAGTVESVGPQVTRFKKGDRVWGSNQSLFGRPGACAELLAVDEGWLYPTPEKQTDECAAAGALVGLTACLGLFEFAKLKPGEWIFVNGGSGGVGSAVIQLAKSAGAYVMTTAGSEENVQYCRDIGADVAISYRDDKVDDQIKTAAQANGGLNVWWETQREPNFDRMAGLMKNRGRMIVMAGRAARPEFPVGPFYTRDLSLLGFAMFNASQDEQRAAAERMNAAFAAGRWTPRIGARFPLSELAAAHRLQEDNTLAGKNTLSGKIVISV, translated from the coding sequence TTGTCAGACGCACCGGGCCGGGAGATGATCCGGGACACCTTCGACCCGATTCTGAAAGGACGCTGCGACATGAAGGCCGCCTACATCGAACAGACGGGAACTCCCGAGATGATTCGCTTCGGCGACCTTCCTGATCCGGTCTGCGGCCCCGGAGATGTACTCGTCCGGGTCCGCGCCAGCAGCGTCAATCCGATCGATACCTACATCCGGGCCGGCGTCGTCGGCATGGCGTCGAAGTTCCCCTACATCCCGGGTTGCGATGTCGCGGGAACCGTCGAATCGGTCGGGCCGCAGGTCACGCGATTCAAGAAAGGGGACCGCGTATGGGGCAGTAACCAGAGCCTGTTCGGACGGCCCGGCGCGTGCGCGGAACTGCTCGCGGTCGACGAAGGCTGGCTCTATCCGACCCCCGAAAAGCAGACAGATGAGTGTGCGGCGGCCGGCGCACTGGTCGGGCTGACGGCCTGCCTGGGCCTCTTCGAATTCGCGAAGCTCAAGCCGGGCGAATGGATTTTCGTCAACGGCGGCTCGGGAGGAGTGGGCTCAGCCGTGATTCAGCTGGCGAAATCGGCGGGCGCTTATGTGATGACCACCGCCGGCAGCGAGGAGAATGTCCAGTATTGCCGCGACATCGGGGCGGACGTCGCGATCAGCTACCGGGACGACAAGGTGGATGACCAGATCAAGACGGCGGCCCAGGCGAACGGCGGCCTGAACGTCTGGTGGGAGACGCAGCGGGAACCGAATTTCGACCGCATGGCCGGCCTGATGAAGAATCGCGGACGAATGATCGTCATGGCCGGCCGCGCCGCCCGTCCTGAATTCCCCGTCGGGCCGTTCTACACCCGTGACCTGAGCCTGCTGGGATTTGCGATGTTCAATGCGTCCCAGGACGAGCAGCGGGCCGCGGCCGAGAGAATGAACGCGGCCTTTGCGGCCGGCCGGTGGACGCCGCGAATCGGCGCACGGTTTCCACTTTCGGAACTGGCGGCCGCGCATCGGTTGCAGGAAGACAACACCCTGGCGGGCAAGAACACGCTCTCGGGAAAAATCGTCATTTCCGTTTGA
- a CDS encoding DUF2237 family protein, whose protein sequence is MSTSKPSRGKNVLGGPLISCSEDPLTGYTRSGCCEAVAGDFGMHVVCVRLTEEFLKFSQSVGNDLSTPIPEYGFPGLQPGDQWCLCAARWQEALDAGAAPPVILEATHMSALEFVSLDDLQDHVYKPAKG, encoded by the coding sequence GTGTCCACCTCCAAACCTTCCCGCGGCAAGAACGTTCTCGGCGGTCCCCTGATCTCCTGCAGTGAGGATCCGCTGACGGGCTACACCCGTTCGGGGTGCTGCGAGGCAGTGGCGGGGGATTTCGGAATGCACGTCGTCTGCGTGCGGCTCACCGAAGAGTTCCTCAAGTTCTCTCAGTCCGTTGGAAACGACCTGAGCACGCCGATTCCGGAGTACGGATTCCCCGGCCTGCAGCCGGGCGACCAGTGGTGCCTGTGTGCGGCCCGCTGGCAGGAAGCGCTGGACGCCGGGGCCGCGCCTCCCGTCATTCTCGAAGCGACCCACATGTCGGCGCTCGAATTCGTCTCCCTCGACGACCTGCAGGATCACGTTTACAAGCCGGCCAAAGGATGA
- the mdoH gene encoding glucans biosynthesis glucosyltransferase MdoH gives MNANGVLHRAGEFLRRPGVARVVLCLLTVATTAYALNMFSGTLIGGGMNMLERLLLPLFAVLFAWIALSFWTATLGFVVTMLGVRRCCAPATNSKAAPVGRSAVLIPVYNESPADVFASVDAMLKSLDETGHAGQFDLFVLSDTTNPDIWLEEERTWAALVSEGRSGARVFYRRRPKNTSRKAGNIADFCTRWGAHYSYMIVLDADSLMEGETFCEMARRMDADAELGILQVPPTPINRMSFFARLQQFAARLYGPVFIQGFATWAHYDSNYWGHNAIIRIEPFMKHCGLPVLPGKAPLGGEILSHDFVEAALMRRAGYKVCLADDLDGSYEECPTKLIDFAKRDQRWCQGNMQHIRLVFSEGFLPISRFHLACGAMSYLASPLWMLFMVLGGLAMIVDQLDPVSRQRAVASAASVFALSMALLILPKVYSVIALVRDRAKLAHLGGWRKVIGSVLIESLVSMLIAPIMMLFHTRFVVATLMGESVQWNAQNRGEGGFSLIDSMRDYRTHTLVGLAATAIVAFAAPHLLLWFLPVVFGLVLSVPVTGILDSLAIGQWLARRRLLLIPEEASSPRVVRLQKQAARRREQSAAEVDRSRLFLRVLIDPSFHALHQTILQATDSHLPIAPAELRAAKEVFEKDGPEAMSVQSRRMILSDANALKEFHIRARTRQRAAATTTLAN, from the coding sequence ATGAACGCCAATGGAGTGTTGCACCGGGCGGGCGAGTTCCTCCGCCGCCCGGGTGTCGCCCGGGTTGTCCTTTGCCTCCTGACTGTCGCCACCACCGCGTATGCGCTGAACATGTTCAGCGGAACGCTGATCGGCGGCGGCATGAACATGCTCGAACGGCTGCTGCTGCCGCTGTTCGCGGTGCTGTTCGCGTGGATCGCCCTGTCCTTCTGGACGGCCACCCTCGGCTTCGTCGTCACGATGCTCGGCGTGCGCCGCTGCTGCGCCCCCGCCACGAACTCGAAGGCCGCCCCGGTTGGCCGCAGCGCGGTCCTGATCCCCGTCTACAACGAATCACCGGCCGACGTCTTCGCCAGCGTCGACGCGATGCTCAAGTCGCTCGACGAAACCGGGCACGCCGGCCAGTTCGACCTGTTCGTCCTCAGCGACACCACCAACCCGGATATCTGGCTCGAAGAAGAGCGGACCTGGGCCGCCCTGGTCAGCGAAGGACGTTCGGGAGCGCGGGTTTTCTACCGGCGGCGTCCGAAGAACACCTCGCGGAAGGCCGGCAATATCGCCGACTTCTGCACGCGGTGGGGCGCGCACTACAGCTACATGATCGTGCTCGACGCCGACAGCCTCATGGAAGGCGAGACCTTCTGCGAAATGGCGCGGCGGATGGACGCGGATGCGGAACTCGGCATCCTGCAGGTCCCTCCGACCCCCATCAACCGCATGTCGTTCTTCGCCCGGCTGCAGCAGTTCGCCGCGCGTCTGTACGGCCCCGTCTTCATCCAGGGGTTCGCCACCTGGGCCCACTACGACAGCAACTACTGGGGGCACAATGCGATCATCCGCATTGAGCCCTTCATGAAACATTGCGGCCTCCCGGTGCTGCCGGGCAAGGCGCCGCTGGGCGGCGAGATCCTCAGCCACGACTTTGTCGAGGCCGCCCTGATGCGCCGGGCCGGCTACAAGGTCTGCCTCGCCGACGATCTCGACGGCAGCTACGAAGAATGCCCGACGAAACTCATCGACTTCGCCAAGCGCGACCAGCGCTGGTGCCAGGGGAACATGCAGCACATCCGGCTCGTGTTCAGCGAAGGCTTCCTGCCGATCAGCCGGTTCCACCTGGCCTGCGGCGCGATGTCGTACCTGGCCAGCCCACTGTGGATGCTCTTCATGGTCCTCGGTGGACTGGCGATGATCGTCGACCAGCTCGACCCCGTCTCCCGGCAGCGCGCGGTGGCAAGTGCCGCATCCGTGTTCGCGCTGAGCATGGCGCTCCTCATCCTGCCGAAAGTCTATAGCGTCATTGCTCTCGTCCGTGATCGGGCGAAGCTGGCGCACCTGGGCGGCTGGCGGAAAGTGATCGGCAGCGTCCTGATCGAGTCGCTCGTCTCCATGCTGATCGCCCCCATCATGATGTTGTTCCACACCCGGTTCGTAGTGGCGACGCTCATGGGCGAATCGGTCCAGTGGAACGCTCAGAATCGCGGCGAAGGCGGCTTCAGTCTCATCGATTCGATGCGTGACTATCGCACCCACACCCTGGTCGGACTGGCCGCGACGGCGATTGTCGCGTTCGCCGCCCCGCACCTGCTGCTGTGGTTCCTCCCGGTCGTGTTCGGCCTCGTGCTGTCGGTGCCGGTCACCGGCATTCTCGACAGCCTGGCGATTGGCCAGTGGCTCGCCCGGCGGCGCCTGCTGCTCATTCCCGAAGAAGCCAGCAGCCCTCGGGTGGTGCGGCTGCAGAAGCAGGCCGCCCGTCGCCGCGAACAGTCGGCGGCCGAGGTCGATCGCTCCAGGCTGTTCCTACGGGTGCTGATCGATCCCTCGTTCCACGCACTGCACCAGACCATCCTTCAGGCGACCGACTCCCACCTGCCAATCGCCCCCGCCGAACTGCGGGCCGCGAAGGAAGTGTTCGAAAAGGACGGCCCGGAAGCCATGTCCGTGCAGTCACGCCGGATGATCCTCTCCGATGCAAACGCATTGAAAGAGTTTCACATCCGGGCGCGCACCCGCCAGCGGGCAGCGGCCACGACGACCCTGGCCAACTGA
- a CDS encoding glucan biosynthesis protein G, with protein sequence MLLWTGVNAFPAPMQADDAARPAGIVGFDQVVEFARRTAAKPYASSPELPAGLKDMTYDLYKMISFDVKKPIWLNHKRPVWLETFHRGYVHQDRVSLNLIAEGKENHIPFTKDLFEYRQDARKLKIDGDLGFAGMRLVGTFPEYPERQEFVAFLGSSYFRARDAENVYGSSTRGLAIDIGLPKTEEFPIFREFWIVKPQPDDPDVTIYALLDSPSVAGAYHFVLTPGIQQTSLEVRATLFFRKAVEKVGFAPLTSMWMWGDGLAGPKGDPRPEVHDSDGLLMHAGDQWNWRAVSRQEYPSVVRMPYTDIRGFGVIQRDRNVDHYRDSEAMYHRRPSVWIEPQGNWGAGALELLELDAPHEGIDNIAVWWVPERVDQSGAPVNLQYRVSFFSGDPPGHNLGKAAAFRVLRHAPDSMNVEVDFAGTALAELPPDTELTVEVASVRAAVTSATCKKNDGGSWTANLAVQPTREGPIELRATVKSHGQALTETWSYLCPLNVPPVSIPPWRLKEMEGKVKE encoded by the coding sequence TTGCTGTTGTGGACTGGAGTCAACGCGTTCCCCGCCCCGATGCAGGCAGATGATGCTGCCCGCCCGGCTGGCATCGTGGGATTCGATCAGGTCGTCGAGTTCGCTCGCCGCACTGCGGCGAAGCCGTACGCGTCTTCACCTGAACTTCCGGCAGGTCTTAAGGATATGACTTATGACCTGTACAAGATGATCTCGTTCGATGTGAAGAAACCGATCTGGCTGAATCATAAGCGACCAGTCTGGCTGGAAACCTTCCACCGCGGCTACGTCCACCAGGACCGGGTCAGCCTGAACCTGATCGCGGAGGGCAAGGAAAACCACATCCCGTTCACCAAGGATCTCTTCGAATACCGCCAGGACGCCAGGAAGCTGAAGATCGACGGCGACCTCGGATTCGCCGGAATGCGGCTGGTCGGAACGTTCCCCGAATATCCAGAGCGGCAAGAGTTTGTGGCGTTTCTCGGATCGAGCTACTTCCGCGCTCGCGACGCCGAAAACGTCTACGGCTCATCAACCCGCGGGCTCGCCATCGACATCGGCCTGCCGAAGACAGAGGAGTTTCCGATCTTCCGCGAGTTCTGGATCGTCAAACCGCAGCCTGACGATCCGGATGTCACGATCTACGCCCTGCTCGATAGCCCGAGCGTGGCAGGCGCCTATCACTTCGTGCTGACGCCCGGAATTCAGCAGACGTCGCTCGAAGTTCGGGCAACCCTGTTCTTTCGCAAGGCAGTCGAGAAGGTCGGCTTTGCCCCGCTGACCAGTATGTGGATGTGGGGAGACGGCCTTGCCGGCCCCAAAGGAGACCCCCGGCCCGAGGTCCACGACTCCGACGGCCTGCTCATGCACGCCGGCGACCAGTGGAACTGGCGGGCGGTCTCCCGCCAGGAATACCCCTCCGTCGTCCGGATGCCATATACCGACATTCGCGGTTTCGGGGTGATCCAGCGGGATCGGAATGTCGATCACTATCGCGATTCGGAAGCGATGTATCATCGCCGACCGAGTGTCTGGATTGAGCCGCAAGGCAACTGGGGGGCCGGGGCGCTCGAGCTGCTCGAGCTTGATGCGCCGCACGAGGGAATCGATAATATCGCAGTCTGGTGGGTGCCGGAACGGGTGGATCAAAGCGGCGCCCCAGTCAATCTCCAGTACCGCGTCTCATTCTTTTCGGGCGATCCGCCGGGCCATAACCTCGGCAAGGCCGCCGCTTTCCGCGTCTTACGACACGCGCCCGATTCGATGAACGTCGAGGTGGATTTTGCTGGTACGGCGCTTGCTGAGTTGCCCCCGGACACGGAACTGACCGTGGAGGTGGCATCCGTTCGCGCAGCGGTCACCTCGGCAACCTGCAAGAAGAATGATGGAGGCTCGTGGACGGCCAACCTGGCCGTTCAACCGACCAGGGAAGGTCCGATTGAGCTGAGGGCGACTGTGAAGTCGCATGGCCAAGCGTTGACGGAAACCTGGAGTTACCTCTGTCCCCTGAATGTGCCTCCCGTTTCGATCCCGCCCTGGCGGTTGAAAGAAATGGAAGGGAAAGTGAAAGAATGA
- the sppA gene encoding signal peptide peptidase SppA, with product MLRLRHSLFWMLSAAVLALPQLAPPAAIAADTKSTSEVIPVFTLKSVVETPTPEDPIFGAIGQESLVELIRRMDKAAKDENVKAVVLLLDSVQLGYGQIEEVRQGIQRLKDAKKPVYAHADSLTTGTYAVLCGATRLSASPTSDLFLTGLYSEQMYLKGLFDKLKIQPDFLTCGAYKSAAEMFMRTGPSAEAKSMYDWLYDGMYASVIDLIAKGRGVDAAKAKEWIDQGLFSAESARKAGLIDAVEFRQDFQAYVKSQTSEVAKLDAKYGKPKGLDLDLNNPFAAMQLWAQILAGPQVKRSNKDAVAVVYVDGPIMLGKAEASPFGGSAGAFSEPIRKALDEASRDDKVKAVVLRVDSPGGSAIASEIILNATKRVKEKKPLVVSMGNVAGSGGYYVACGSDTIFADSATITGSIGVVAGKLATTDMWDQLGISFSANARGKKAGILSSGSKFSDEERKELQGWMDEVYGVFKGHVVKIRGERLKKPIDDLAGGRVFTGQQALELGLVDKIGTLTDAIAFAASAAKVTDYELRTMPKPTNFLEGLLGEVSGQKKDDQYLMTPAAFFRGNSGSSLPDTLLPLLNSLDPQRAKLVLQAFTQLHILHSEKVSLTMPIFGVSN from the coding sequence ATGCTTCGTTTGCGTCATTCCCTGTTCTGGATGCTGTCGGCCGCCGTTCTGGCCCTGCCGCAGCTCGCGCCGCCGGCCGCCATCGCCGCAGATACGAAGTCGACCTCCGAGGTCATTCCCGTCTTCACGCTGAAGTCGGTTGTCGAAACGCCGACGCCTGAGGACCCCATCTTCGGCGCGATCGGACAGGAGTCGCTGGTCGAACTGATCCGGCGGATGGATAAGGCCGCCAAGGACGAAAACGTCAAGGCGGTCGTGCTGCTGCTCGATTCGGTGCAGCTCGGCTACGGACAGATTGAAGAAGTGCGACAGGGGATTCAGCGTCTGAAGGACGCCAAGAAACCGGTCTATGCACACGCCGATTCACTGACGACCGGGACCTACGCGGTGCTCTGCGGAGCGACCCGGCTGAGCGCATCCCCCACCAGCGACCTGTTCCTGACCGGGCTCTACAGCGAGCAGATGTACCTGAAAGGCCTGTTCGACAAACTCAAGATCCAGCCCGATTTCCTCACCTGTGGCGCCTACAAGAGCGCTGCCGAGATGTTCATGCGGACCGGCCCCAGCGCCGAAGCCAAGTCGATGTACGACTGGCTGTACGACGGCATGTACGCGTCGGTCATCGACCTGATCGCGAAGGGGCGCGGCGTCGACGCCGCCAAGGCGAAGGAATGGATCGACCAGGGATTGTTCTCTGCGGAAAGCGCCCGGAAAGCCGGCCTGATCGACGCGGTCGAATTCCGCCAGGACTTCCAGGCCTATGTGAAAAGCCAGACGAGCGAAGTCGCGAAACTCGACGCCAAATACGGGAAGCCCAAGGGGCTCGACCTCGATCTCAACAACCCCTTCGCGGCCATGCAGCTGTGGGCCCAGATTCTGGCCGGCCCACAGGTGAAGCGATCGAACAAGGACGCCGTCGCGGTCGTCTATGTCGACGGACCGATCATGCTCGGGAAGGCGGAAGCTTCACCGTTCGGTGGATCGGCCGGCGCGTTCAGCGAACCGATTCGCAAGGCACTCGACGAGGCGTCCCGCGACGACAAGGTGAAGGCCGTCGTCCTGCGGGTCGATTCCCCCGGCGGGTCCGCCATCGCCAGTGAAATCATCCTGAATGCCACCAAGCGCGTGAAAGAGAAGAAGCCGCTGGTGGTTTCGATGGGCAACGTGGCCGGCAGCGGCGGGTATTACGTCGCCTGCGGCAGCGACACAATTTTCGCCGACTCGGCCACCATCACGGGCTCCATCGGCGTCGTCGCCGGAAAGCTGGCGACGACCGACATGTGGGATCAACTCGGCATCAGCTTCTCCGCCAACGCCCGCGGCAAGAAGGCCGGAATCCTGTCGAGCGGATCGAAGTTCAGCGATGAGGAACGCAAGGAACTGCAGGGGTGGATGGACGAGGTCTACGGCGTCTTCAAAGGACATGTCGTGAAGATTCGCGGCGAACGCCTGAAGAAGCCGATCGACGACCTGGCGGGCGGACGCGTCTTCACCGGCCAGCAGGCCCTGGAGCTCGGCCTGGTCGATAAGATCGGCACGCTGACCGATGCGATCGCGTTCGCAGCCTCGGCCGCCAAGGTGACGGATTACGAACTGCGGACCATGCCCAAGCCGACCAACTTCCTGGAAGGCCTGCTGGGAGAGGTGAGCGGACAGAAGAAGGACGACCAGTACCTGATGACGCCGGCCGCGTTCTTCCGTGGAAACTCGGGCAGTTCGCTCCCCGACACGCTGCTGCCGCTGCTGAACTCGCTGGACCCCCAGCGTGCAAAACTGGTGCTCCAGGCCTTCACGCAACTGCACATCCTGCACAGTGAGAAGGTGTCGCTGACGATGCCGATTTTCGGCGTTTCGAACTAA
- a CDS encoding alpha/beta hydrolase family protein has protein sequence MIRPLVIAAAVLLLSTVVRGADPERIAASLREPILDREAMQRDMEKFCQSRVPLTPTPTDRDEWEAFIRKARRDTLEKVVFRGEAANWRQLPTRPEWLGEIDAGDYRIRKLRYEATPGMWVCGLLYEPKTLEGNVPVAMQVNGHDRDGKAAKYKQIRCINLVKRGILVLNLEWFNMGQLRQPEFDHYRLNQLDLCGTSGISCFYLAMSRGIDVLLAHPNADASRVTVSGLSGGGWQTIFISSLDERVTLCDPVAGYSSFRTRAVVRADLGDSEQTPTDLATTADYAVLTAMRAPRPTLLTFNDRDNCCFQSGNALPELLRAARPAFQLYGAGDKLEVHVNHVPGTHNFDRDNREALYRMIGRHFYPDAAFDPNEIECDSEIKSAEELNVELPDANAGFTTVARQLADAIPRDESLSDEILRTRLRQTLRYLPQEASAEHLSALSDGSVDVHRWKLRIGDAWTIPATEFVPEGATESALLLTDEGRAKSAGIIEKLLEKKVRVLAVDVLHIGESKLPSHDFLFGLLISAVGQRPLGVQAGQINAAAEWWSGQCGRPVRLHAVGPRSSLMAWCSAALGGKGVAGVQSEGGFASLREIIDRGLAIPDGPELFCFGLLQAMDVPQLKRLASDSGR, from the coding sequence TCCCGAACGGATCGCTGCCTCCCTCAGGGAACCGATCCTGGATCGCGAGGCGATGCAGCGCGACATGGAGAAATTCTGCCAGTCACGAGTCCCCCTGACGCCGACCCCCACCGATCGCGACGAGTGGGAAGCGTTCATCCGGAAGGCGCGACGAGACACCCTCGAAAAGGTGGTCTTCCGCGGCGAAGCGGCCAACTGGCGGCAGTTGCCCACGCGTCCGGAATGGTTGGGCGAAATTGATGCGGGCGACTACCGAATCAGGAAACTGCGGTACGAAGCCACGCCGGGGATGTGGGTGTGCGGGCTGCTGTACGAGCCGAAAACCCTTGAGGGCAACGTCCCCGTCGCGATGCAGGTGAACGGCCACGATCGCGACGGCAAGGCCGCGAAGTATAAGCAGATCCGCTGCATCAATCTGGTGAAACGCGGCATACTGGTCCTGAACCTCGAATGGTTCAACATGGGCCAGCTGCGACAGCCGGAGTTCGACCACTACCGATTGAACCAGCTCGATCTGTGCGGCACGAGCGGCATCTCGTGTTTCTACCTCGCGATGAGCCGCGGAATCGACGTGCTGCTCGCGCACCCGAACGCGGACGCGTCGCGGGTCACCGTGTCAGGGCTTTCGGGAGGCGGCTGGCAGACGATCTTCATCAGCTCGCTCGATGAGCGGGTGACACTGTGCGACCCGGTGGCCGGCTATTCGAGCTTTCGGACACGCGCCGTCGTTCGTGCCGACCTGGGGGACTCGGAGCAGACGCCCACCGATCTCGCGACCACAGCCGATTATGCCGTCCTGACGGCCATGCGGGCTCCCCGTCCGACGCTCCTGACATTCAACGACCGCGACAACTGCTGCTTCCAGTCCGGCAATGCGCTGCCGGAACTTCTGAGGGCCGCCCGGCCCGCCTTTCAGCTCTACGGCGCCGGCGACAAGCTCGAGGTCCACGTCAACCATGTTCCGGGCACCCACAACTTCGACCGCGACAACCGGGAAGCCCTCTACCGGATGATCGGGCGGCACTTTTATCCCGACGCCGCATTCGATCCGAACGAAATCGAATGCGACAGCGAGATCAAATCCGCCGAGGAGTTGAACGTCGAACTCCCCGACGCGAACGCGGGGTTCACCACGGTCGCCAGGCAACTGGCCGACGCCATCCCGCGGGACGAATCGCTCTCCGACGAAATCCTCAGGACCCGGCTCAGGCAGACGCTGCGGTATCTTCCCCAGGAAGCCTCGGCTGAGCATCTCTCGGCGCTGTCGGACGGAAGCGTCGACGTGCATCGCTGGAAGTTACGAATCGGCGATGCCTGGACGATCCCGGCCACGGAGTTCGTTCCCGAGGGGGCAACGGAGAGCGCCTTGCTGCTGACGGACGAGGGGCGGGCGAAATCGGCCGGCATCATCGAGAAGCTCCTCGAAAAGAAGGTCCGCGTGCTGGCGGTCGACGTGCTGCACATCGGGGAATCCAAGCTCCCCAGCCACGACTTCCTGTTCGGCCTGTTGATTTCCGCCGTCGGCCAGCGGCCGCTGGGTGTGCAGGCGGGGCAGATCAACGCTGCCGCCGAGTGGTGGTCGGGCCAGTGTGGGCGTCCCGTGCGCCTCCACGCCGTCGGTCCGCGGTCGTCGTTGATGGCGTGGTGTTCGGCGGCTCTGGGCGGAAAGGGAGTCGCCGGAGTCCAGTCGGAGGGCGGTTTCGCATCGCTCCGGGAGATCATCGACCGGGGGCTGGCGATCCCGGACGGGCCCGAACTGTTCTGCTTCGGACTGCTGCAGGCGATGGATGTGCCTCAACTGAAGCGGCTCGCGAGCGACTCCGGTCGGTGA